The following proteins are co-located in the Ancylothrix sp. D3o genome:
- a CDS encoding PAS domain-containing protein, with translation MLKTISEILETSPGQDMLWLYDRALAATSTGIVIADAKKPNRPLIYCNDAFVRMTGYTLEDTIGKNCKFLQGPDTDPAAVEEIRQALREERECKVVLKNYRKNGSYFWNELTISPVRDSEGNLTNFIGVQNDITARVEAEMKLKEKTAELAESETALRKQTQILQSILDSLAEGVLVADETGQFLFFNPAAQQLLGQSFAKVNPQNWSEKFNCYLPDGMTPYPWEELPLTLAIQGRPVDGAEVYIQPPNQSEKVCISVNARPLKDETGNIKGGVAVFRDITDKKQALEALEKSEAQLRNQTMQLKKTLHDLQDTQAKLIHSEKMSSLGQLVAGIAHEINNPINFIYGNLVHTGEYVKDLVHLVSLYQQYYPNAMPEIQEKSEEFDVDFLLEDLPKLLQSMLQGSERIRQIVLNLRNFSRLDEAEVKQVDIHTGLESALLILQHRLASTQQRPEIKIVKEYGNLPKIECHAGSLNQVFMNILSNAIDAIEIAHNNRINQPEIKIMTCLEKGRIIMEITDNGIGMSEQVYRHLFDPFFTTKPVGSGRGLGLWVSYQIVVEKHGGELKCISEFGKGTKVIIELPLRQEKL, from the coding sequence ATGCTAAAAACAATTTCTGAGATTCTCGAAACCTCTCCAGGTCAAGATATGCTGTGGCTGTATGATCGTGCACTTGCAGCTACCAGTACCGGTATTGTAATTGCAGACGCAAAAAAACCTAACCGACCATTAATTTATTGTAACGATGCCTTTGTAAGGATGACAGGTTACACGCTTGAGGATACGATTGGGAAGAACTGTAAGTTTTTGCAAGGGCCAGATACCGATCCGGCGGCGGTGGAAGAAATTCGCCAAGCGTTGCGCGAGGAACGTGAGTGCAAAGTTGTTTTAAAGAATTACCGTAAGAATGGAAGTTACTTTTGGAATGAGTTAACTATTTCGCCGGTGCGAGATAGTGAAGGTAATTTAACAAATTTTATTGGCGTACAAAATGATATAACTGCTCGCGTGGAAGCGGAAATGAAGCTGAAAGAAAAAACCGCAGAATTAGCAGAATCAGAAACAGCTTTACGCAAGCAAACGCAGATATTACAATCAATTTTAGATAGCCTTGCAGAAGGGGTACTGGTGGCGGATGAAACGGGTCAATTTTTGTTTTTTAATCCGGCGGCCCAGCAACTTTTGGGACAAAGTTTTGCTAAAGTAAATCCGCAGAATTGGTCAGAAAAATTTAATTGTTATTTGCCGGATGGAATGACGCCTTATCCTTGGGAAGAATTGCCGCTAACTTTAGCGATTCAAGGAAGGCCGGTGGATGGGGCCGAAGTTTATATTCAGCCGCCTAATCAGTCAGAAAAAGTTTGTATTAGTGTGAATGCAAGACCTTTGAAAGATGAAACGGGAAATATCAAAGGCGGGGTGGCTGTTTTTCGGGATATTACTGATAAAAAACAGGCATTGGAAGCTTTAGAAAAATCTGAGGCTCAATTGCGAAATCAAACAATGCAGTTGAAAAAAACTCTCCACGACTTACAAGACACTCAAGCAAAATTAATTCATTCCGAAAAAATGTCGAGTTTGGGGCAGTTGGTGGCCGGAATTGCCCATGAAATTAATAATCCGATTAACTTTATTTATGGAAATTTGGTTCACACCGGCGAATATGTAAAAGATTTGGTACATTTGGTGAGTCTTTACCAGCAATATTACCCGAATGCGATGCCTGAGATTCAAGAAAAAAGCGAAGAATTTGACGTTGATTTTTTGCTGGAAGATTTGCCAAAGCTTTTGCAATCAATGCTGCAAGGTTCGGAAAGAATTAGGCAAATTGTTTTAAATTTAAGAAATTTTTCGCGGCTGGATGAAGCAGAGGTTAAACAGGTGGATATTCACACCGGCCTGGAAAGTGCGCTGTTAATTTTGCAGCACCGACTAGCCTCTACTCAGCAGCGACCAGAAATTAAAATTGTCAAAGAGTATGGAAATTTGCCAAAGATTGAATGCCATGCCGGTTCGCTCAATCAAGTGTTTATGAACATTCTCAGCAATGCCATTGATGCCATTGAAATCGCTCATAATAACCGCATAAATCAGCCAGAGATAAAAATTATGACTTGTTTGGAAAAAGGGCGAATAATCATGGAAATTACTGATAATGGCATTGGCATGAGTGAGCAGGTTTACCGGCATTTGTTTGATCCGTTTTTTACAACAAAGCCGGTGGGAAGTGGTCGAGGTTTGGGGTTATGGGTAAGCTATCAAATTGTGGTAGAAAAACATGGGGGTGAATTAAAATGTATTTCCGAATTTGGAAAAGGAACAAAGGTTATTATTGAACTTCCCTTGCGACAAGAAAAGCTGTAG